The following proteins come from a genomic window of Dreissena polymorpha isolate Duluth1 chromosome 1, UMN_Dpol_1.0, whole genome shotgun sequence:
- the LOC127848522 gene encoding dnaJ homolog subfamily C member 8-like, giving the protein MAENNDANTTSSSSVDGAKPEIAEKDEVFDEFYTEVKAIEEHDSVLTSKQQLDRLNRPGSTYFNLNPFDVLQCDPDTPMADLKKKFRQMSLLVHPDKNPDDKDRSQVAFEAVNKAYKTLQNEEGMKRCREIIDEAKIRVDEMIKVQRKKLKKEGKPTIVPEDDIEKYKHAVYVQTCKLFADLERLRIEKETKDMHERKRKAEEEETEKEKEQVQKEWNKNFEESRTGRVDSWRQFSSQKKSHKKMKGTFRPPKPKLEKR; this is encoded by the exons ATGGCTGAAAATAATGATGCAAATACCACATCATCGTCATCTGTTGATGGAGCAAAACCTGAAATTGCAGAGAAAGACGAAGTCTTTGACGAATTTTATACCGAG GTGAAGGCAATTGAAGAACATGACTCAGTTTTGACATCAAAGCAACAGCTTGATAGGCTGAATCGTCCTGGATCAACATACTTTAATTTAAACCCATTTGAT GTGCTACAATGCGACCCGGACACCCCAATGGCAGATCTAAAAAAGAAGTTCAGACAG ATGTCACTATTGGTACATCCTGATAAGAATCCCGATGACAAAGATAGGTCACAGGTAGCTTTTGAAG CTGTAAACAAGGCATACAAAACATTGCAGAATGAAGAAGGCATGAAGCGATGCAGGGAGATAATAGACGAGGCCAAGATCCGGGTGGATGAAATG ATTAAAGTCCAAAGGAAGAAGTTGAAAAAAGAAGGGAAGCCAACAATTGTACCAGAAGATGATATAGAAAAA TATAAGCATGCAGTTTATGTACAGACCTGCAAGCTGTTTGCGGACCTGGAGAGACTGAGGATTGAGAAGGAAACAAAAGACATGCATGAACG AAAGAGGAAAGCCGAGGAGGAAGAAACTGAGAAGGAAAAAGAACAGGTGCAAAAAGAGTGGAACAAGAACTTTGAG gAAAGTAGGACGGGTCGTGTTGACAGTTGGCGCCAGTTTAGCTCTCAGAAGAAATCTCACAAGAAAATGAAGGGTACCTTTAGACCGCCCAAACCTAAACTGGAAAAAAGATAG